The Roseicyclus marinus genome has a segment encoding these proteins:
- the gpt gene encoding xanthine phosphoribosyltransferase, with protein MITPLPHEKGFHVSWDQLHRDARALAWRLDKRGPGEDGAWRAVVAITRGGMAPAMIVARELDIRTVDTISVKSYHAGGGKAHQRREAEVLKSPDAAIMGDGEGVLIVDDLVDTGKTLELVRQLYPRAHFATIYAKPKGEPMVDTFITGVSQDTWIFFPWDMALQYVEPYRGKD; from the coding sequence ATGATCACGCCGCTTCCCCATGAAAAGGGCTTCCACGTCTCCTGGGACCAGCTGCACCGCGACGCCCGCGCGCTGGCCTGGCGTCTCGACAAGCGCGGCCCGGGCGAAGACGGCGCCTGGCGCGCTGTCGTGGCCATCACGCGCGGCGGCATGGCGCCCGCGATGATCGTCGCGCGCGAACTCGACATCCGCACCGTCGACACGATCTCGGTCAAATCCTACCACGCCGGCGGCGGCAAGGCCCACCAGCGCCGCGAGGCCGAAGTGCTCAAAAGCCCCGACGCCGCCATCATGGGCGATGGCGAAGGGGTCTTGATCGTCGACGACCTGGTCGATACCGGCAAGACGCTGGAACTGGTGCGCCAGCTCTACCCCAGGGCCCATTTCGCCACGATCTACGCCAAGCCCAAGGGCGAACCGATGGTCGACACCTTCATCACCGGGGTAAGCCAGGACACCTGGATCTTCTTCCCCTGGGACATGGCGCTGCAATACGTCGAACCCTATCGCGGCAAGGATTGA